Proteins from one Anopheles nili chromosome 2, idAnoNiliSN_F5_01, whole genome shotgun sequence genomic window:
- the LOC128723659 gene encoding nose resistant to fluoxetine protein 6-like, producing the protein MALGTTLLALHGTLLLMGATAAEHSFAGTFQMEEYLKFPPLFVYDDFEDCRRWYRDDYVYCIVKAPLAPDENSALWRNLSYFSADNHHYDHTLLERGVCVQKCHDAIIQNATELGTDRLTREQLMHRCIQAEIEPHYNLVVSSELHVQHCYSRSTENIPYDGLDLAFFLLAAVIILLVIASTVYDLHQQAQQNFPEEYFQRNSKLAHQRLLTAFSVARNIRRLKEPIHTQTRVDLACLEAFRFAQTFRVVFLHVTIAHLKIPQRNPEYLEQLQHSASLQTFIAEFQNYVQTFFTIGGMLLAVNVLDHVRKHPTFRLAYFGERLLNRLCRLVPTYAFMILLEASVMRHLVGGPFGQQFIGESSANCQRWWWANLLFVNNYIAWHEPCFIPSWYLATDLQLYVFGMAIMMVFWRWPSTKRYIFGAIFLYSAVIPAVAYLLSNITPVMTVDMKDVDLYIRGQRFQSELYFPFHQNTGIYFIGMLAGAIYHHYRDQRKELFQQPVFRQMVHLSGLLYVFCMATVSWVVSNLSWLPAAVLAVYASAFKFSWGLFNTVLLLALALLHRNNWIKMALSHPIFRVLGKLGYSVYLIHFTVIMQVYGREKAPIFSNEQIVTGYTVEVLFFSYIFGTLLCVLVELPTGAALKELLEPKARKASINQVHTAPEPISGTAPSSTPSPDATIGAGSTESL; encoded by the exons ATGGCACTGGGAACCACGCTACTAGCGCTGCACGGTACGTTGCTGTTAATGGGAGCAACCGCAGCGGAGCACTCATTTGCCGGAACCTTCCAGA TGGAGGAGTATCTGAAATTTCCACCACTGTTCGTGTACGATGACTTCGAGGACTGCCGCCGGTGGTACCGGGACGATTACGTTTATTGCATCGTAAAGGCACCGCTGGCTCCGGACGAAAATTCAGCCCTGTGGAGAAATCTAAGC TACTTTTCAGCCGACAATCACCACTACGACCACACGCTGCTCGAacggggcgtgtgtgtgcaaaagTGTCACGATGCGATCATCCAGAACGCGACGGAACTTGGAACGGATCGACTCACCCGTGAGCAGCTCATGCACCGGTGTATACAGGCGGAAATCGAACCTCACTACAATCTGGTTGTGTCGAGCGAGTTGCACGTTCAACACTGCTACTCGCGGAGCACCGAAAACATCCCTTATG ATGGTCTGGATTTGGCGTTCTTCCTGCTAGCCGCAGTCATCATCCTCCTTGTGATCGCCTCCACCGTGTACGATCTTCACCAACAAGCGCAACAGAACTTCCCCGAGGAGTACTTCCAGCGCAACTCCAAGCTAGCCCATCAGCGTCTGCTCACAGCGTTTTCCGTGGCACGCAACATTCGTCGCCTTAAGGAACCGATCCACACGCAAACTCGCGTCGATCTCGCCTGCCTAGAGGCGTTCCGGTTCGCCCAGACATTCCGCGTCGTCTTCCTGCACGTCACAATCGCACATCTTAAGATACCGCAGCGCAATCCCGAATATCTCGAGCAGCTGCAACACAGTGCATCGCTTCAGACGTTCATCGCCGAGTTCCAAAATTACGTCCAGACGTTCTTCACGATCGGCGGAATGTTGCTGGCGGTTAACGTGCTTGATCACGTGCGCAAACACCCCACGTTTCGGTTGGCGTACTTCGGTGAGCGACTTCTGAATCGCCTCTGTCGTCTGGTGCCAACGTACGCCTTCATGATCCTGCTCGAAGCGTCCGTCATGCGGCATTTGGTGGGCGGACCATTCGGGCAGCAGTTCATTGGCGAGTCTTCCGCTAACtgccaacggtggtggtgggcaaaTCTCCTGTTCGTGAACAACTACATCGCCTGGCATGAACCG TGCTTCATACCGTCATGGTATCTCGCAACGGACCTTCAGCTGTACGTGTTTGGAATGGCGATAATGATGGTTTTCTGGCGATGGCCTTCCACCAAACGGTACATCTTTGGTGCCATCTTTTTGTACAGCGCAGTCATACCAGCAGTGGCCTACCTACTGTCCAACATCACACCCGTCATGACAGTCGACATGAAGGACGTGGACCTGTACATACGCGGTCAGCGTTTCCAAAGTGAGCTTTACTTCCCGTTCCACCAAAACACCGGAATCTACTTCATCGGCATGCTTGCCGGTGCGATTTATCACCACTACCGGGATCAACGTAAGGAGCTGTTCCAACAGCCCGTCTTCCGACAAATGGTTCACCTGAGCGGATTGCTGTATGTCTTCTGCATGGCCACCGTGTCCTGGGTGGTGTCAAACCTGTCCTGGCTGCCAGCAGCCGTACTTGCCGTGTACGCAAGCGCGTTCAAATTTAGCTGGGGCCTGTTCAACACTGTGCTTCTGCTGGCGCTCGCACTGCTTCACCGAAACAACTGGATCAAGATGGCGCTTAGCCATCCGATCTTCCGAGTACTCGGTAAACTCGGCTACAGTGTCTACCTTATCCACTTCACCGTGATCATGCAGGTGTATGGTCGCGAAAAGGCACCCATCTTCAGCAACGAACAGATCGTCACCGGCTACACCGTTGAAGTGCTCTTCTTTAGCTACATCTTCGGTACGTTGCTGTGCGTGTTGGTCGAGCTGCCGACTGGGGCCGCGCTCAAGGAACTACTCGAACCAAAGGCACGCAAAGCCTCCATCAACCAGGTTCACACGGCCCCGGAACCGATCAGTGGAACAGCACCATCCAGCACGCCATCACCGGACGCGACCATTGGAGCGGGCTCTACGGAAAGTCTCTGA